One Triticum dicoccoides isolate Atlit2015 ecotype Zavitan chromosome 3B, WEW_v2.0, whole genome shotgun sequence genomic window, CACCGGACCTTCCCGACGCAACGCGGCAACCGCCGTGACTCTGATGATGCAACCATCTATCTTTCCCTTATTTCCCTGAGGAGCAAGAGCAAAGCTGCTGCAGCAGTTAAAAAAATATGCTCACTGATCAAGCATCACACCTCTCTTTTTCCCGCTAATTTTGGCAAAGCGAAAGCAATTAGTCGTTGGTGATCCCTCCCTCTCACCCCGGAAATTTGAAACCAGATCGATCGATGAGGCCTGCAACTCTCATAATTATCACCAGGCATAAACAACTGGGGATTACTAATCTATTGGTTTGGTTAATCGACAGTCTGCAGTGGATGGGGTAATAAACTAAGGCAAGCTAAGCTAAGCACAAGGAGGGACAGGGGTGCCCCTGACCCAACCGGTGGCCTTGGATCCGGAGATTCTGCAGACACACACCCTCTCCCTCTGCCGCTTTACAATGTCAGCGGCCCAAAACCCTTTGATCTGGTTAAAATTTCAGTTAAATTATTAGTAACACGGCTCCACCGCTGGTGTGCTCGCGGCCACCTAATCCGCCATTTCCTTGCTGGTTTGCCGCTGCTGATTGCTCCGTCCGTCTCCCTCCCACCCCCCTGCCGATCTCGTTTTCCATGGAGATATAAAATTTGCACCCATGGTGGCCTGCAcgcccctctctcttcctcctccGTTACTAAACCTAGTGTGAGTGTGAGACTGAGTGAGTAAACCTCGCCAACAAGCCACCTAAAAGCAAGTGCTCTGTTATtatctatccatccatccatctatctacccttccaacacaagcaagaaccaagATTTTGCTTGTGCTTGTGTCCCTTCTGAATTTGACGCACCAGCATGTGCAGCTGAGCCGCCGCCGCACCACCTCTTAGTCTGTTCGACGGTGCGGTGTCAATCAGTCCATTGTAGCTAGCTTCACTGCTCGCTCGTCGTAAGCATATGCCTCCTGATATGGGCGGTTGTGGGCGCGTGGCGGCGGTGCTGTGCTGCGCGGTCGTCGTGGCGTGCATGGGCGGCGGCGCGCTCGCCGTGGACGCGCAGGGCGCGGCGCTGCTGGCGTGGAAGCGCacgctgggcggcggcggcgcgggggcgctGGGTGACTGGAGCTCCGCGGACAAGTCACCGTGCCGGTGGACCGGCGTGTCGTGCAATGCCGACGGCGGCGTCACGGAGCTGAGCCTGCAGTTCGTCGACCTGCTGGGCGGCGTGCCGGACAATTTGGCCGCTGCTGTGGGCGCCACGCTCGAGCGGCTGGTGCTCACCGGCACGAACCTGTCGGGCCCCATCCCGCCGCAGCTCGGCGACCTGCCGGCGCTCACGCAGCTTGATCTCAGCAACAATGCGCTCACGGGCTCCATCCCGGTGAGCCTCTGCCGGCCTGGGAGCAAGCTGGAGAGCCTGGCTGTCAACTCCAACCACCTCGAGGGCGCCATCCCGGACGCCATCGGCAACCTCACGGCGCTGCGCGAGCTCATCTTCTACGACAACCAGCTCGAGGGCGCCATCCCGGCCTCCATCGGCAAGATGGCCAGCCTCGAGGTGCTCCGCGGCGGCGGCAACAAGAACCTCCAGGGCGCGCTCCCGCCGGAGATCGGCAACTGCTCCAACCTCACCATGCTCGGCCTCGCCGAGACCAGCATCTCGGGCCCCCTCCCTGCTAGCCTCGGCCAGCTCAAGAACCTCGACACGCTGGCCATCTACACGGCGCTGCTCTCCGGCCCGATCCCGCCGGAGCTCGGGAAATGCGCCAGCCTGCAGAACATCTACCTGTACGAGAACGCGCTGTCCGGCTCCATCCCGGCGCAGCTCGGTGGCCTCAGCAACCTCAAGAACCTGCTGCTGTGGCAGAACAACCTCGTCGGCGTCATCCCGCCGGAGCTGGGCAAGTGCACGGGGCTCAACGTCATCGACCTGTCCATGAACGGCATCACCGGCCACATCCCGGCGTCGTTCGGGAACCTCTTGGCGCTGCAGGAGCTGCAGCTCAGCGTCAACAAGATGTCCGGCCCCATCCCGGCGGAGCTCGCGCGGTGCACCAACCTAACCGACCTCGAGCTCGACAACAACCAGATATCCGGCACCATCCCGGCCGAGATCGGCAAGCTCACGGCGCTCCGCATGTTGTACCTCTGGGCCAACCAGCTCACGGGCACCATCCCGCCGGAGATCGGCGGCTGCGTCAGCCTCGAGTCGCTCGACCTGTCGCAGAACGCACTCACTGGGCCCATCCCGCCGTCCATGTTCCGGCTGCCCAAGCTGTCCAAGCTGCTGCTCATCGACAACGTCCTCTCCGGCGAGATACCGCAGGAGATCGGCAACTGTACGTCGCTCGTCCGGTTCCGGGCAAGTGGCAATCACCTCGCCGGCGCCATACCTGCGCAGATCGGCAAGCTCGGCCACCTCAGCTTCCTGGACCTCAGCTCGAACAGGTTGTCTGGCGCCATCCCCGCCGAGATCGCCGGGTGCCGGAACCTCACGTTCGTCGACCTGCACGGCAACGCCATCACCGGCGTGCTGCCGCAGGGGCTGTTCCAAGGAATGATGTCCTTGCAGTACCTCGACCTCTCGTACAATGCCATCGGCGGCTCGCTCCCGTCCGAGGTGGGCATGCTCGGTTCGCTCACCAAGCTCGTTCTTGGCGGGAACCGGCTCTCCGGTCAGATACCCCACGAGATCGGCTCGTGCGCGCGGCTTCAGCTACTGGACCTCGGCGGTAACTCACTGTCTGGCGCCATACCGGCGAGCATCGGCAAGATTGCAGGTCTGGAGATTGGTCTTAACCTCAGCTGCAACGGCCTGTCGGGTGCCATGCCCAAGGAGTTCGCCGGGCTCACGCGGCTCGGCGTGCTCGACGTCTCGCACAACCAACTATCAGGCGACCTCCAGCTGCTATCCGCTCTCCAGAACCTCGTCGCGCTCAACGTCTCCTTCAACAATTTCTCCGGCCGCGCGCCGGAGACGGCGTTCTTCGCGAAGCTGCCCATGAGCGACGTCGAGGGCAACCCGGCGCTCTGCCTCTCCCGGTGCCCCGGCGACGCCAGTGACCGCGAGCGCGCAGCACAGCGCGCCGCTCGCGTCGCCACGGCTGTTCTGCTCTCTGCTCTCGTGGTCCTCCTGATTGCCGCGGCGGTCGTCCTACTCGGTCGCCGGCGCCAAGGCTCGATTTTCAGCGGTGCACGGCCGGACGAGGACAAGGACGCGGAGATGCTGCCGCCGTGGGACGTGACGTTGTACCAGAAGCTGGAGATCAGCGTGGGCGACGTGACCCGCAGCCTCACGCCGGCGAACGTGATCGGGCAAGGCTGGTCCGGCGTGGTGTACCGCGCGAGCGTTCCGTCCACCGGGGTCGCCATCGCCGTGAAGAAGTTCCGGTCGTGCGACGACGCGTCCGTGGAGGCGTTCGCGTGCGAGATCGGCGTGCTGCCCCGCGTGCGCCACCGCAACATCGTGCGGCTCCTGGGGTGGGCCTCCAACCGCCGGGCGCggctcctgttctacgactacctccCCAACGGTACCCTCGGCGGCCTGCTGCACGGCGGCGCGACGGGCGCCCCCGTGGTGGAGTGGGAGTTGCGGCTCTCGATCGCCGTCGGCGTGGCCGAGGGCCTCGCGTACCTGCACCACGACTGCGTGCCGGCGATCCTCCACCGCGACGTCAAGGCCGACAACATCCTTCTCGGGGAGCGCTACGAGGCGTGCGTCGCCGACTTCGGCCTCGCCAGAGTCGCCGACGAGGGTGCCAACTCGTCGCCCCCGCCGTTCGCCGGATCCTACGGGTACATCGCCCCCGGTAAGGACTCCGATTCCCGCCACACAATTCCATCTTGTACCACCGTACTTTTGCTGTCAGTTATAGTGAAGTTCGTTACTACACGGCAGTACGTCATCTGATCCCACTCAAATTTTCTGCTCCAGAGTACGGATGTATGATCAAGATCACGACCAAGAGCGACGTGTACAGCTTCGGGGTGGTGCTGCTGGAGATCATCAcggggcggcggccggtggagcacgCGTTCGGCGAGGGGCAGAGCGTGGTGCAGTGGGTGCGGGAGCACCTCCACCGCAAGTGCGacccggcggaggtgatcgacgcgCGGCTGCAGGGCCGGCCGGACACGCAGGTCCaggagatgctgcaggccctcgggaTCGCGCTGCTCTGCGCCAGCACGCGCCCGGAGGACCGGCCGACCATGAAGGACGTGGCGGCGCTCCTCCGCGGCCTCCGGCACGACGACGGCGCCGAGTCGCGGAAgatgagcggcggcggcggtgggtccTTCGGCAAGTGGAGTGAGCAGAGTAGACCGGTGCCGCTGCCGCGCCCGGGCCAGACGCAGGCCCAGACCCAGACCCACTCCAGCTCGCTGGCCTACTCAACAACCGGGAGCGTGTAGCTGGATCAGTCCAAGCAAGAGGACGGATCCCGTCCCGGTGACGCCAAACGCAGCACTGTGGCGCCTGTGACACGGCGACGGCGACCGCGCGCGCGTCGTCGAGCGGTGGTGGCGCTGTCGCCGGCCCGCCGCCGACCCAGGAGCTAGCCTCCCCGGACGCACAGGGTGGGATCGACGCATCATGTGGTCCGGTCCGGCGGAGCAAACAAGCGAGAAGACGCCACCGCGAACACGTACCACAGCAACACAAGCAACAGCAATAATTCGCATAATACCATAGCCAACGC contains:
- the LOC119279346 gene encoding LRR receptor-like serine/threonine-protein kinase; the protein is MPPDMGGCGRVAAVLCCAVVVACMGGGALAVDAQGAALLAWKRTLGGGGAGALGDWSSADKSPCRWTGVSCNADGGVTELSLQFVDLLGGVPDNLAAAVGATLERLVLTGTNLSGPIPPQLGDLPALTQLDLSNNALTGSIPVSLCRPGSKLESLAVNSNHLEGAIPDAIGNLTALRELIFYDNQLEGAIPASIGKMASLEVLRGGGNKNLQGALPPEIGNCSNLTMLGLAETSISGPLPASLGQLKNLDTLAIYTALLSGPIPPELGKCASLQNIYLYENALSGSIPAQLGGLSNLKNLLLWQNNLVGVIPPELGKCTGLNVIDLSMNGITGHIPASFGNLLALQELQLSVNKMSGPIPAELARCTNLTDLELDNNQISGTIPAEIGKLTALRMLYLWANQLTGTIPPEIGGCVSLESLDLSQNALTGPIPPSMFRLPKLSKLLLIDNVLSGEIPQEIGNCTSLVRFRASGNHLAGAIPAQIGKLGHLSFLDLSSNRLSGAIPAEIAGCRNLTFVDLHGNAITGVLPQGLFQGMMSLQYLDLSYNAIGGSLPSEVGMLGSLTKLVLGGNRLSGQIPHEIGSCARLQLLDLGGNSLSGAIPASIGKIAGLEIGLNLSCNGLSGAMPKEFAGLTRLGVLDVSHNQLSGDLQLLSALQNLVALNVSFNNFSGRAPETAFFAKLPMSDVEGNPALCLSRCPGDASDRERAAQRAARVATAVLLSALVVLLIAAAVVLLGRRRQGSIFSGARPDEDKDAEMLPPWDVTLYQKLEISVGDVTRSLTPANVIGQGWSGVVYRASVPSTGVAIAVKKFRSCDDASVEAFACEIGVLPRVRHRNIVRLLGWASNRRARLLFYDYLPNGTLGGLLHGGATGAPVVEWELRLSIAVGVAEGLAYLHHDCVPAILHRDVKADNILLGERYEACVADFGLARVADEGANSSPPPFAGSYGYIAPEYGCMIKITTKSDVYSFGVVLLEIITGRRPVEHAFGEGQSVVQWVREHLHRKCDPAEVIDARLQGRPDTQVQEMLQALGIALLCASTRPEDRPTMKDVAALLRGLRHDDGAESRKMSGGGGGSFGKWSEQSRPVPLPRPGQTQAQTQTHSSSLAYSTTGSV